The Croceicoccus marinus genome contains a region encoding:
- a CDS encoding Hsp33 family molecular chaperone HslO has translation MPDVPALPPDETGFDVVLGFSLPERDVRGRCVRLGPVLDTVLSAHDYPGPIRHLLSEALLVATLIGSLGKEDRSQMTMQAQSANGIVDMLVCDYRDGELRGYVRFDAERLDDLGANPPLSALVGTEAYLAITFDVADGGRYQGIVPLNAASLSDACEAYFRQSEQLPTVLRIAVQSQDGHCVAGGLLLQYLPDGEEGRERLHVRHDDPNWEHVEIISSSVRHSELADPALSLEALLWRLFHEEAELRVETIAKLVRGCRCSADHYHAVLSRFGSAELDEMRDDDGLIRVDCAFCSRIFPVEV, from the coding sequence ATGCCCGATGTACCGGCTTTGCCGCCTGACGAGACGGGCTTCGATGTTGTGTTGGGGTTCAGCCTGCCGGAACGCGACGTTCGCGGGCGCTGCGTACGTTTAGGGCCGGTACTCGATACGGTCTTATCGGCGCATGATTACCCGGGGCCGATCCGGCATCTGCTGTCTGAAGCCCTGCTGGTTGCCACGCTGATCGGCTCGCTCGGCAAGGAAGATCGCAGCCAGATGACGATGCAGGCGCAGTCTGCGAACGGTATCGTGGACATGCTAGTCTGCGACTACCGGGATGGCGAGCTTCGCGGCTATGTCCGGTTCGATGCGGAGCGGCTGGATGACCTGGGGGCCAATCCGCCTCTATCCGCCCTCGTCGGGACGGAGGCCTATCTGGCGATCACTTTCGATGTTGCCGATGGTGGACGTTATCAAGGTATCGTCCCCTTGAACGCAGCTTCGCTAAGTGACGCTTGTGAAGCCTATTTTCGGCAGTCGGAGCAATTGCCGACCGTCCTGCGGATTGCGGTACAATCGCAGGATGGCCACTGCGTAGCGGGCGGTCTGCTGCTGCAATACTTACCCGATGGTGAGGAAGGCCGCGAACGGCTGCATGTTCGCCATGACGATCCCAATTGGGAGCATGTCGAGATAATCAGCTCGTCCGTCAGGCATAGCGAACTGGCAGACCCTGCATTGTCTCTCGAGGCTCTGCTTTGGCGCCTGTTCCACGAGGAAGCTGAACTGCGGGTCGAGACGATTGCCAAGTTGGTGCGGGGGTGCAGATGCTCTGCAGATCATTATCATGCGGTGCTGTCGCGATTCGGTTCGGCGGAACTGGATGAGATGCGTGACGATGACGGGCTCATCAGGGTCGACTGCGCCTTCTGTTCACGCATCTTTCCCGTTGAAGTCTGA
- the queC gene encoding 7-cyano-7-deazaguanine synthase QueC, which produces MTKDDLNEKPAVVLLSGGLDSMVTAGIAKTQGYSVNALTVDYNQRHRRELDSATVIANAIDVDRHLVLPLDLRKIGGSALTSEMAVPKDGVGSDIPITYVPARNLVFLSLTLAWCEAIGAQDIFIGVNALDYSGYPDCRPEFIKSFEKTAELATKAGSEGAKFSIHAPLQFMSKAEIVDKAYELGLDPSMSWSCYDPGEDGRPCGLCDSCRLRQQGFAQTGRQDPVDYSKRI; this is translated from the coding sequence ATGACTAAAGATGACTTGAACGAAAAGCCCGCTGTAGTCCTGTTGTCGGGCGGGCTCGATTCCATGGTGACTGCCGGAATCGCCAAGACGCAAGGGTATAGCGTCAATGCTCTCACGGTCGATTATAACCAACGCCATCGGCGTGAACTCGACAGTGCGACTGTCATCGCCAACGCGATCGATGTCGATCGCCATCTCGTACTGCCGCTCGATCTTCGCAAGATCGGCGGCTCTGCTTTGACGAGCGAGATGGCGGTGCCGAAGGATGGAGTCGGCAGCGACATACCCATAACATACGTGCCTGCCCGCAATCTGGTGTTTCTGTCGCTAACGCTTGCCTGGTGCGAGGCTATTGGCGCGCAGGACATTTTCATCGGCGTAAACGCGCTGGATTATTCCGGCTATCCCGACTGCCGGCCCGAATTCATCAAGTCTTTCGAAAAGACCGCTGAACTGGCCACGAAGGCAGGTAGCGAGGGCGCAAAGTTCTCTATCCATGCCCCGCTACAGTTCATGTCCAAGGCCGAGATCGTCGATAAGGCCTATGAACTTGGGCTCGATCCGTCGATGAGCTGGTCATGTTATGATCCGGGTGAAGACGGGCGTCCTTGTGGGTTGTGCGATAGCTGCAGGCTGCGCCAGCAAGGCTTTGCACAGACCGGACGCCAGGATCCGGTGGATTACAGCAAACGGATCTAA
- a CDS encoding OmpA family protein: protein MHKAVIGLALASTAIASPALAREDAWYIGVDGGAMLVEDSDVNVNGVDDQATFDWDYGYDFDVVAGYDFGGFRLETEAAYKGAGDDGLTLFGENYEDSEVNHEFNTLSFMVNGMIDFGDDDGLQGFIGGGAGVARSEFEEPVLIDDSDTGFAWQAIAGIRAPLTDNWDVGLKYRFFNHQDIELVTPDGNSLETDIRSHSLLGSLTYNFWSPAPPPPPPPPPPPPPPPPPPPPPPPPPAQVVCNTGPYIVFFDWDSSEITPEAASILDSAIASYADCNSVPIMVAGYTDTSGTASYNIGLSERRAQSVESYLTARNIPGAAISTEGFGEQNPRVPTADGVRELQNRRVEITYGPGSGM, encoded by the coding sequence ATGCATAAAGCGGTAATCGGCCTTGCTCTGGCCTCTACGGCCATAGCGTCGCCGGCACTGGCACGCGAAGATGCGTGGTACATTGGTGTCGATGGCGGTGCTATGCTCGTCGAGGATTCAGACGTTAACGTGAATGGCGTCGATGATCAGGCGACTTTCGACTGGGACTATGGTTATGACTTCGACGTCGTGGCCGGCTATGATTTCGGAGGCTTTCGCCTCGAAACCGAAGCAGCCTACAAGGGCGCCGGCGACGACGGCCTGACGCTGTTCGGTGAAAACTATGAAGACAGCGAAGTGAACCACGAGTTCAACACGCTGAGCTTCATGGTCAATGGCATGATCGACTTTGGCGACGACGATGGCCTTCAGGGCTTCATCGGCGGCGGTGCTGGTGTTGCTCGTAGCGAATTCGAAGAGCCTGTCCTGATCGACGATTCGGACACTGGCTTCGCATGGCAGGCCATTGCGGGCATTCGTGCTCCGCTGACGGACAACTGGGATGTCGGTCTGAAGTATCGCTTCTTCAACCACCAAGACATCGAACTGGTGACGCCGGATGGCAACTCGCTCGAGACGGACATTCGTTCGCACTCGTTGCTGGGCTCGCTGACCTACAACTTCTGGTCGCCTGCTCCGCCGCCGCCTCCCCCGCCGCCGCCGCCGCCGCCCCCGCCCCCGCCCCCGCCGCCGCCTCCCCCGCCGCCTCCGGCGCAGGTCGTGTGCAATACCGGGCCCTATATCGTGTTCTTCGATTGGGATTCGTCCGAGATCACGCCTGAAGCAGCCAGCATTCTGGACAGCGCCATCGCTTCCTATGCCGACTGTAACTCGGTTCCGATCATGGTGGCTGGTTATACCGATACGTCGGGTACGGCGAGCTACAACATCGGGCTTTCCGAGCGTCGCGCTCAGTCGGTGGAATCGTATCTCACGGCTCGGAACATTCCGGGCGCGGCGATTTCGACCGAAGGCTTCGGTGAGCAGAACCCGCGGGTTCCGACTGCCGATGGCGTGCGTGAACTTCAGAACCGACGGGTGGAAATCACCTACGGTCCGGGTTCGGGCATGTAA
- a CDS encoding DUF2793 domain-containing protein codes for MLLQPIVEGEAGAPPLDPKPGDCWIVSGGSAEFERHENDLACWQQGQWLFLTPTSGMSVYDRNLDAMRRFKGVWSKPMQIDFPNSGSTVDSEARDAIEQIISLLRTSGHLPES; via the coding sequence ATGCTGTTGCAGCCGATCGTCGAGGGAGAGGCCGGCGCGCCGCCACTCGATCCAAAGCCTGGCGATTGCTGGATCGTGAGCGGCGGCAGCGCCGAATTCGAGAGACACGAAAATGATCTGGCCTGCTGGCAGCAAGGGCAGTGGCTGTTCCTGACGCCCACATCGGGAATGTCGGTATATGATCGAAATCTCGACGCCATGCGCCGGTTCAAGGGAGTGTGGAGCAAGCCCATGCAGATCGATTTTCCGAACAGCGGCTCTACCGTTGACTCGGAGGCACGGGACGCGATCGAGCAGATCATTTCGCTCCTACGCACGTCCGGCCATCTGCCCGAAAGCTAA
- a CDS encoding terminase large subunit domain-containing protein: protein MNRTDRLAWLASLPHVDRRPVLDLLQPEERRELRYFWELWAREEQLSPVGDWLVWLICAGRGFGKTRAGAEWVRRIARDHPDARIALIGASLAEARAIMVEGESGLLAVSPPYRRPVFEPSLRRLSWPSGAQAYLYSAAEPESLRGPQHSHACGTGPERVVRQRGPDPNRHAVAADRRGRGRRAATRSKAWRLLDRERRQRRIRETRK, encoded by the coding sequence ATGAACAGGACCGACCGCCTCGCCTGGCTGGCAAGCCTGCCCCATGTCGATCGCAGGCCCGTGCTGGACCTGCTGCAGCCCGAGGAGCGCCGCGAACTTCGCTATTTCTGGGAGCTATGGGCCCGCGAGGAGCAATTGTCCCCCGTAGGAGACTGGCTGGTCTGGCTGATCTGCGCCGGTCGCGGGTTCGGCAAGACGAGGGCGGGCGCGGAATGGGTGCGGCGGATCGCGCGCGACCATCCCGATGCGCGCATTGCGCTGATCGGCGCTTCGCTGGCGGAAGCGCGCGCGATCATGGTCGAAGGGGAGAGCGGTCTGCTGGCCGTCTCGCCGCCCTATCGGAGGCCGGTGTTCGAGCCTTCGCTTCGCCGGCTCAGCTGGCCTAGCGGGGCGCAGGCCTATCTGTATTCGGCGGCCGAGCCGGAAAGCCTGCGCGGACCGCAGCACAGCCATGCCTGTGGCACAGGCCCAGAAAGAGTTGTTCGTCAACGAGGCCCTGATCCGAACCGACATGCTGTTGCAGCCGATCGTCGAGGGAGAGGCCGGCGCGCCGCCACTCGATCCAAAGCCTGGCGATTGCTGGATCGTGAGCGGCGGCAGCGCCGAATTCGAGAGACACGAAAATGA
- a CDS encoding YqaA family protein — translation MLRKLYDWTIDKAQHRHAEAWLAAISFIESSFFPIPPHPLLGLMCLANPRRAIRYALICTIASVVGGLFGYAIGYFLYEAVGKALIGALGLSESFPVAACYLRERDWEVIVIAGATPVPFKLLTITSGFIEMNLVTFTLAAIAGRGFIFMTVGILFRLFGAPIKAFIDRYLGMLTTAFVLLLVGGFVVASYVGSSEGDPVRDQCQIAASA, via the coding sequence ATGCTTCGCAAGCTATACGACTGGACGATCGACAAGGCTCAGCACCGCCACGCCGAAGCATGGCTGGCGGCGATCTCCTTCATCGAATCGAGCTTCTTCCCGATTCCGCCGCATCCGCTGCTGGGGCTGATGTGCCTCGCCAACCCGCGCCGCGCGATTCGCTATGCGCTGATCTGCACGATCGCATCCGTCGTGGGCGGGCTGTTCGGCTATGCGATCGGCTATTTCCTCTACGAGGCAGTGGGCAAGGCGCTGATCGGCGCACTGGGCCTGTCCGAAAGCTTCCCCGTCGCGGCCTGCTACCTGCGCGAGCGGGACTGGGAGGTCATCGTGATCGCGGGCGCCACCCCAGTGCCGTTCAAGCTGCTGACGATCACCTCGGGCTTCATCGAGATGAACCTGGTGACCTTCACGCTGGCCGCGATCGCCGGACGCGGCTTTATCTTCATGACGGTCGGGATTCTATTTCGCCTGTTCGGAGCGCCGATCAAGGCGTTCATCGACCGCTATCTCGGCATGCTGACCACGGCCTTCGTGCTGCTGCTGGTCGGCGGCTTCGTGGTCGCGTCCTACGTGGGCAGCAGCGAGGGCGATCCGGTGCGCGACCAGTGCCAGATCGCCGCCTCGGCCTAG
- the spt gene encoding serine palmitoyltransferase, producing MTEAISQPDRPAPLPGEGEATGDPRDLFSKFDPLIKQRSDLLDSGLEDPFNLVMEQVLSPVTAVCNGRETILLGTYNYMGMTFDPDVIAAGKQALSDFGSGTTGSRVLNGTYVGHKGCEAALREFYGMDHAMVFSTGYQANLGIISTIAGKGDYIVLDIDSHASIWDGCAMGNAEVVPFKHNDIDAMEKRLRRIPEGAGKLVVLEGVYSMLGDIAPLREMVAVAKKHGAMVLVDEAHSMGFIGPNGRGVAEDQGVLDEVDFVIGTFSKSVGTVGGFCVSNHPKFEIMRLVCRPYVFTASLPPSVVSTAATSIRKLMDAGNKRQHLWDNSRRLHAGLKKLGFQLGTDEPQSAIIAVIMPDLERGAGMWEALLKEGLYVNLARPPATPANMTLLRCSLCAEHSEEQVGQILTMFETAGKKTGII from the coding sequence ATGACTGAAGCCATCAGCCAGCCAGACAGGCCCGCACCGCTGCCCGGAGAGGGCGAGGCCACGGGCGATCCGCGCGACCTGTTCTCGAAATTCGATCCGCTGATCAAGCAGCGTTCGGACCTGCTCGATTCCGGGCTGGAAGATCCGTTCAACCTGGTGATGGAGCAAGTGCTCTCGCCGGTGACCGCGGTCTGCAACGGGCGCGAGACGATCCTGCTCGGCACCTACAACTACATGGGCATGACCTTCGACCCCGACGTGATCGCGGCGGGAAAGCAGGCGCTGTCGGATTTCGGTTCGGGCACGACGGGCAGCCGCGTGCTGAACGGCACCTATGTGGGGCACAAGGGGTGCGAGGCCGCGCTGCGCGAATTCTATGGTATGGATCATGCCATGGTGTTCTCGACCGGCTACCAGGCCAATCTGGGGATCATCTCCACCATCGCAGGCAAGGGCGACTACATCGTCCTCGACATCGACAGCCATGCGTCCATCTGGGACGGCTGCGCGATGGGCAATGCCGAGGTGGTGCCGTTCAAGCACAATGACATCGACGCCATGGAAAAGCGGCTGCGCCGGATTCCCGAGGGCGCGGGCAAGCTGGTCGTGCTGGAAGGCGTCTATTCGATGCTTGGCGACATCGCTCCGCTCAGGGAAATGGTCGCGGTCGCCAAGAAGCACGGCGCGATGGTGCTGGTCGACGAGGCGCATTCGATGGGCTTCATCGGGCCGAACGGCCGCGGCGTGGCCGAGGACCAGGGCGTGCTGGACGAGGTCGACTTCGTCATCGGCACGTTCTCGAAGTCCGTCGGCACGGTTGGCGGTTTCTGCGTATCCAACCATCCCAAGTTCGAGATCATGCGGCTTGTCTGCCGCCCCTATGTCTTCACCGCCTCGCTGCCGCCCAGCGTGGTGTCTACGGCCGCGACATCGATCCGCAAGCTGATGGATGCCGGCAACAAGCGTCAGCATCTGTGGGACAATTCCCGGCGGCTGCATGCGGGGTTGAAGAAGCTGGGCTTCCAGCTTGGCACCGACGAGCCGCAGAGCGCGATCATCGCGGTCATCATGCCCGATCTGGAGCGAGGGGCCGGCATGTGGGAAGCGCTGCTCAAGGAAGGGCTCTATGTCAATCTGGCGCGCCCGCCGGCGACGCCTGCCAACATGACGCTGCTGCGCTGTTCGCTTTGCGCTGAGCATAGCGAGGAGCAGGTTGGCCAGATCCTGACCATGTTCGAGACAGCGGGGAAGAAGACCGGCATCATCTGA
- a CDS encoding acyl carrier protein — translation MDREDTKTRIDTLIEPFNKKGVEITEDTTFAGDLEWDSLTVMDFVAAIEDEFDIIISMNQQAEIENYGQLIDAVTRLRG, via the coding sequence ATGGACCGCGAAGATACCAAGACCCGCATCGACACTCTGATCGAACCCTTCAACAAGAAGGGTGTCGAGATAACCGAAGACACGACCTTCGCAGGCGATCTGGAGTGGGACAGCCTGACGGTGATGGATTTCGTCGCCGCGATCGAGGACGAGTTCGACATCATCATCAGCATGAACCAGCAGGCCGAGATCGAGAATTATGGCCAGCTGATCGACGCGGTCACCAGGCTGCGCGGGTAG
- a CDS encoding response regulator produces the protein MALRVLVVEDNDLNRKLFCDLLRAHGFAVEPVADGLAAIDQAIAFEPDLIIMDIQLPNISGISLIESLKLDERLAEIPVLAVTAYAGKGDEERIRSAGAHAYLSKPVSINAFMSAVNSLVENRAAA, from the coding sequence TTGGCATTACGGGTTCTGGTTGTCGAAGACAACGATCTCAACAGAAAGCTTTTCTGCGACCTGCTCAGGGCTCATGGCTTTGCGGTGGAGCCGGTGGCCGACGGCCTTGCCGCAATCGACCAGGCCATTGCGTTCGAGCCCGACCTGATCATCATGGACATCCAGCTGCCCAATATCTCGGGCATCTCGCTCATCGAATCGCTCAAGCTGGACGAGCGACTGGCGGAAATTCCCGTGCTGGCGGTGACTGCCTATGCCGGCAAGGGAGACGAGGAACGGATCCGCTCTGCCGGAGCGCATGCCTATCTGTCCAAGCCGGTTTCGATCAACGCCTTCATGAGCGCGGTGAATTCCCTGGTGGAAAATCGCGCCGCCGCCTGA
- a CDS encoding DUF3572 domain-containing protein encodes MALSWVLQDEDRAQRLLSLTGLEPDHLRHALGDPAVLASILDFLANHERDLLSASEALDLSPDIIVAARNRLAPPPDEM; translated from the coding sequence ATGGCACTTTCATGGGTGCTGCAGGACGAGGATCGGGCTCAGCGGCTGCTGTCGCTGACCGGTCTCGAACCCGATCATCTGCGCCATGCGTTGGGCGATCCCGCGGTGCTGGCGTCGATCCTTGATTTCCTCGCCAATCACGAACGGGACCTGCTGTCGGCGTCGGAAGCGCTCGATCTGTCGCCCGACATCATCGTCGCGGCGCGCAATCGGCTGGCCCCGCCGCCTGACGAGATGTAG
- a CDS encoding RidA family protein, with amino-acid sequence MSVKSIDKRLSEMGITLPEPAAPVASYVAAVEHGGLLHISGQLPFIDGQLVKGRLGESVTLDDGMAAARACGIMILAQARAALGTLERVEQVVKLGGFVNSTGDFIDQPKVVNGASDLMMAVFGDAGRHARSAVGVPVLPLGAAVEVDAILAVRPA; translated from the coding sequence ATGAGCGTGAAGAGCATCGACAAGCGCCTGTCGGAAATGGGCATCACCCTGCCCGAACCGGCCGCTCCGGTCGCCAGCTATGTCGCGGCGGTCGAGCATGGCGGATTGCTCCATATCTCGGGCCAGTTGCCCTTCATCGACGGCCAGCTCGTCAAGGGGCGGCTGGGTGAGAGCGTGACGCTCGATGACGGCATGGCGGCGGCGCGGGCCTGCGGGATCATGATCCTGGCGCAGGCAAGGGCGGCCCTGGGCACGCTGGAACGGGTCGAGCAGGTGGTGAAGCTGGGCGGCTTCGTGAATTCGACCGGCGACTTCATCGACCAGCCCAAGGTCGTGAACGGTGCGTCCGACCTGATGATGGCGGTCTTCGGCGACGCGGGTCGCCATGCCCGCAGCGCGGTCGGCGTGCCGGTCCTGCCGCTGGGCGCAGCGGTCGAGGTGGACGCGATCCTCGCCGTCAGGCCTGCCTGA
- a CDS encoding glycerophosphodiester phosphodiesterase family protein: MGASAPSWLTDWTYAHRGLHGPDGALENSLPAFRAAIARGHGIECDIQQSRDGCAMVFHDWTLDRLTDERGAVRERNAADLQRIGLHQASGTIPTLDAMLRLVAGRVPILVEVKSRRDVDWRPLARAAQRALAPYRGPAALMSFDPDIVHWLLRHSRRPVGMVIGRGEWQRAGGRGGFAAWRGLAIQRLDPDFIACDIADLPDPWIARLRAQGLPVLSWTIRSRKLAARAAIHVDAPIAEGAGLP, translated from the coding sequence ATGGGGGCATCCGCTCCCTCGTGGCTGACCGACTGGACCTATGCGCATCGCGGGCTGCACGGACCCGATGGCGCGCTGGAAAATTCGCTGCCCGCCTTTAGGGCGGCGATTGCCCGCGGCCACGGGATCGAATGCGATATCCAGCAAAGCCGCGACGGGTGCGCGATGGTCTTTCACGACTGGACGCTCGACCGGCTGACCGACGAGCGGGGAGCGGTGCGCGAAAGGAACGCCGCCGATCTGCAGCGGATCGGCCTCCATCAGGCCAGCGGCACGATCCCGACGCTGGACGCCATGCTGCGGCTGGTGGCGGGGCGGGTCCCGATCCTCGTCGAGGTGAAGTCACGGCGCGATGTCGACTGGCGCCCGCTTGCGCGTGCGGCGCAGCGCGCGCTCGCGCCCTATCGCGGACCTGCCGCGCTGATGAGCTTCGACCCCGACATCGTGCACTGGCTGCTGCGCCACTCGCGCCGCCCCGTCGGCATGGTGATCGGCCGAGGGGAATGGCAGCGCGCCGGCGGGCGAGGCGGATTTGCCGCGTGGCGGGGTCTTGCGATCCAGCGTCTCGATCCCGATTTCATCGCTTGTGACATTGCCGACCTCCCCGATCCTTGGATTGCCCGCCTGCGCGCGCAGGGCCTGCCGGTGCTGAGCTGGACGATCCGCAGCCGCAAGCTGGCCGCGCGGGCGGCGATCCATGTCGACGCCCCGATCGCCGAGGGCGCGGGCCTGCCGTGA
- a CDS encoding GNAT family N-acetyltransferase: MSEGDLAIRLAGSVGTIPSADWDALNPGGNPFTSHRFLDIMEQSGSVGPGTGWAPAPLILGDGIAPPRAALPAYLKSHSQGEYVFDHGWADAWERAGGSYYPKLQISVPFTPATGPRVLAASEDDARIMLRGAEALVSGEDLSSAHATFIMPDQIDLFREAGWLIRQDIQFHWTNRGFQDFEAFLATLASRKRKAIRKERARAIEGLRIEHLSGDALKPEHWDAFWLFYQDTGARKWGHPYLTREAFDLFGSRMKDDVVLILAFEDDMAVAGALNFAGPQALYGRYWGALVDRPFLHFELCYYQAIDAAIARGLQRVEAGAQGSHKLARGYEPVTTYSAHFIPHEGFRAAVADYLDKERAGIDMQQNALQSMTPFRRG, encoded by the coding sequence GTGAGCGAGGGAGACCTTGCGATACGCCTGGCCGGATCGGTCGGCACCATCCCCTCGGCGGACTGGGACGCGCTGAACCCCGGCGGCAATCCGTTCACCAGCCACCGCTTCCTCGACATCATGGAGCAATCGGGCAGCGTGGGGCCCGGCACCGGCTGGGCGCCCGCCCCGTTGATCCTGGGCGATGGCATCGCCCCTCCACGCGCAGCCCTGCCGGCCTATCTGAAGTCGCACAGCCAAGGCGAATACGTGTTCGACCACGGCTGGGCCGACGCGTGGGAGAGGGCCGGCGGCAGCTATTATCCCAAGCTGCAGATCTCCGTCCCTTTCACCCCCGCAACCGGCCCGCGCGTGCTGGCGGCGAGCGAGGACGACGCCCGCATCATGCTGCGCGGCGCCGAAGCGCTGGTGTCGGGCGAGGATCTATCCTCCGCCCATGCGACTTTCATCATGCCCGACCAGATCGACCTGTTCCGTGAAGCGGGATGGCTGATCCGCCAGGACATCCAGTTCCACTGGACCAATCGTGGATTCCAGGATTTCGAAGCGTTTCTCGCCACGCTGGCATCGCGCAAGCGCAAGGCGATCCGCAAGGAACGCGCCCGCGCCATCGAGGGATTGCGCATCGAGCATCTGTCTGGCGACGCGCTGAAACCGGAGCACTGGGACGCATTCTGGCTGTTCTACCAGGACACCGGCGCGCGCAAGTGGGGCCATCCCTATCTGACGCGCGAGGCATTTGACCTGTTCGGATCGCGAATGAAGGACGATGTCGTCCTGATCCTGGCCTTCGAGGACGACATGGCGGTCGCAGGCGCGCTCAACTTCGCGGGGCCGCAGGCGCTTTACGGACGCTATTGGGGAGCGCTGGTCGACCGTCCGTTCCTGCATTTCGAGCTATGCTATTACCAGGCGATCGATGCCGCCATCGCACGCGGCCTGCAGCGCGTGGAAGCAGGCGCGCAGGGATCGCACAAGCTGGCGCGCGGGTATGAGCCGGTTACGACCTACTCGGCCCATTTCATCCCGCACGAAGGCTTTCGCGCAGCCGTCGCGGATTATCTGGACAAGGAGCGCGCGGGCATCGACATGCAGCAGAATGCCCTGCAGTCGATGACGCCGTTCCGGCGCGGCTAG
- a CDS encoding SEL1-like repeat protein, whose amino-acid sequence MPFRSGAGDYLDIYRALADTGDDHAMFELGCAYSTGSHGLPCDMVEAHKWFNLAAANGHEEAPQCRCEVASEMTAREIADAQRNARAWLIENARLDA is encoded by the coding sequence ATGCCGTTCCGGTCCGGAGCGGGCGACTATCTGGACATCTATCGGGCACTTGCGGATACGGGCGACGACCACGCGATGTTCGAACTCGGCTGCGCCTATTCCACCGGCAGCCACGGCCTGCCGTGCGACATGGTCGAGGCGCATAAATGGTTCAACCTGGCCGCCGCGAACGGACACGAGGAAGCGCCGCAATGCCGCTGCGAGGTAGCCAGCGAAATGACCGCACGCGAAATCGCCGATGCACAGCGCAACGCCCGTGCATGGCTGATCGAGAACGCCCGGCTGGACGCCTGA
- the dksA gene encoding RNA polymerase-binding protein DksA — protein sequence MATGSEIDDLAAARNALAGEYLPSADEPYMNTQQQDFFRKLLTEWKQSILDVSAGTLQNLQEGPIREPDLNDRASSETDWGIELRTRDRQRKLIAKIDSALRRIDEGEYGYCEVTGEPIGLGRLIARPIATMTVEAQEAHERREKISRDD from the coding sequence ATGGCGACCGGAAGCGAGATCGACGACCTTGCTGCGGCACGCAATGCGCTGGCGGGCGAATATCTGCCCAGCGCTGACGAACCTTACATGAATACGCAGCAGCAGGATTTCTTCCGCAAGCTGCTGACCGAATGGAAGCAGTCCATTCTCGATGTCTCCGCAGGCACGCTGCAGAACCTCCAGGAAGGTCCGATCCGCGAGCCCGATCTCAACGATCGCGCTTCGAGCGAGACTGATTGGGGCATCGAGCTGCGCACCCGCGATCGCCAGCGCAAGCTGATCGCCAAGATCGATTCGGCACTCCGCCGCATCGACGAGGGCGAATATGGCTATTGCGAGGTGACGGGTGAGCCAATCGGTCTTGGCCGACTGATCGCCCGGCCCATTGCGACCATGACCGTCGAAGCGCAGGAAGCGCACGAGCGGCGCGAGAAGATCTCGCGCGACGACTGA
- a CDS encoding PilZ domain-containing protein, with product MIDRQDNRRHGRDSLFLVTELRLERDGPPYEVKLRNISDSGVMAEGPMRVSRGTRVYLELRNVGTVAGHVAWAAGDRCGIAFDESIRSSLVQFPVSNVDLPEGDKQENDVSHLSDRDDQG from the coding sequence ATGATCGACCGCCAGGATAATCGCAGGCATGGCCGCGACTCGCTCTTCCTCGTGACGGAGTTGAGGCTCGAGCGCGACGGACCTCCCTATGAGGTAAAGCTGCGTAACATATCGGATTCCGGAGTCATGGCCGAAGGTCCGATGCGGGTTTCGCGCGGGACTCGGGTCTATCTGGAACTGCGCAACGTCGGTACGGTGGCAGGCCATGTCGCCTGGGCGGCTGGCGACCGATGCGGGATCGCATTCGACGAATCGATCCGGTCCTCGCTTGTCCAGTTCCCGGTTTCCAATGTCGACCTTCCCGAAGGCGACAAACAGGAAAACGACGTCTCCCACTTATCGGACCGCGACGACCAGGGCTGA